From the Malaclemys terrapin pileata isolate rMalTer1 chromosome 13, rMalTer1.hap1, whole genome shotgun sequence genome, one window contains:
- the LOC128847845 gene encoding killer cell lectin-like receptor subfamily F member 1 — protein MVDGEVYDYINCPAGSLSSNMSAPAHHHTCPQCPLWHRVGWAGNIVLLGAVIVLAVLVGQRPSQNCQMAAVPPTSPKSDSCEISRNTTPHHRTLENFRSCLKQNLCGVENSSAEGSGCKLCPRHWVPHRDKCYWLSEENQYWSRGRDDCSQRRSHLLVIQDREELEFTQNLTGNQNPVWIGLNITSPGRKWTWVDGSPLNQTLFTVSGPAEENSCAAVKKNQIKSEICNTHYKWICQKEAVRI, from the exons ATGGTTGACGGAGAAGTCTATGATTATATAAACTGCCCGGCAGGCTCCCTGTCCAGCAACATGTCAGCCCCAGCTCATCATCACA CTTGTCCGCAGTGCCCGCTTTGGCATCGGGTGGGCTGGGCCGGGAACATCGTCCTGCTGGGAGCAGTGATAGTGCTGGCTGTCCTGG TTGGCCAGCGCCCATCCCAGAATTGCCAGATGGCAGCCGTCCCGCCGACCTCTCCGAAGAGCGACTCATGTGAGATAAGTCGAAACACAACACCGCACCACCGTACATTGGAGAATTTCCGATCTTGCTTGAAGCAAAACTTGTGTGGGGTGGAAAACAGCTCGGCAG AGGGCTCCGGGTGCAAACTCTGCCCCAGGCACTGGGTGCCGCACAGGGACAAGTGCTACTGGCTTTCTGAAGAGAACCAATACTGGAGCAGGGGCCGTGATGACTGCTCACAGAGGAGATCTCACCTGCTTGTGATCCAGGACCGGGAGGAACTG GAGTTCACACAGAATCTTACAGGAAATCAAAATCCGGTGTGGATTGGACTCAACATCACATCCCCAGGGAGGAAGTGGACCTGGGTGGATGGTTCCCCGTTAAATCAAACGCT ATTCACGGTATCGGGTCCTGCAGAAGAGAACAGCTGTGCTGCAGTAAAGAAGAATCAGATCAAGTCTGAAATCTGCAACACTCACTATAAATGGATTTGCCAAAAGGAAGCTGTGCGCATTTAA